The following proteins come from a genomic window of Mycolicibacterium rufum:
- a CDS encoding FMN-binding glutamate synthase family protein, whose amino-acid sequence MRPLLIVGIWLLGAAAAVLAVLRHAGWGVAAAVLLALAALGTWDLVQRRHTILRLYPILGHVRFLMELIRPEVRQYFIESNIEATPFDRETRDLVYERAKGTKGDEPFGTERDVTAVGYEFLRHSLRARFAEDLDPRVRLGGADCAQPYDIAMLNVSAMSFGALSANAITALNGGAARGGFAHDTGEGGISPYHLAGGGDLIWEIGSGYFGCRDAEGRFDAERFAEKAALPAVKAISIKLSQGAKPGLGGVLPGAKVSPEIAETRGVPVGRTVVSPPAHSAFATPTEFAHFIATLRRLSGGKPVGFKLCVGARTEFLSVCKGFLATGVAPDFVIVDGAEGGTGAAPQEFEDHVGMPLTEGLMLVHNCLVGTGLRDRIKIGASGKVASGVDIVSRVCQGADFTLAARAMMFAVGCIQALKCNTNRCPTGVATQDPARSRALDVADKTIRVFNFQRATVASAAQIVASMGLDGFHELSPAMLNRRIEGQRTRTYAEIYDWLVPGELLEDPPESWRSDWITASADAFV is encoded by the coding sequence ATCCGGCCCCTTCTGATCGTCGGAATCTGGCTGCTGGGGGCGGCTGCGGCGGTGCTCGCCGTGCTCCGGCACGCCGGGTGGGGCGTGGCGGCGGCGGTGCTGCTGGCGCTCGCGGCGCTCGGCACCTGGGATCTGGTGCAGCGACGGCACACGATCCTGCGGCTCTACCCCATCCTCGGACACGTCCGCTTCCTGATGGAGCTGATCCGCCCCGAAGTCAGGCAGTACTTCATCGAGTCGAACATCGAGGCGACCCCGTTCGACCGCGAGACCCGCGATCTTGTCTACGAACGCGCCAAGGGCACCAAGGGCGATGAGCCGTTCGGCACCGAGCGCGACGTCACCGCCGTCGGTTACGAGTTCCTCCGGCACTCGCTGCGGGCCCGCTTCGCCGAGGATCTCGATCCGCGCGTCCGTCTCGGCGGTGCCGACTGCGCCCAGCCGTACGACATCGCGATGCTGAACGTCTCGGCCATGAGTTTCGGGGCGCTGTCGGCCAACGCCATCACCGCGCTGAACGGGGGCGCCGCCCGAGGCGGTTTCGCCCATGACACCGGAGAAGGCGGGATCAGCCCGTACCACCTGGCCGGCGGCGGGGATCTGATCTGGGAGATCGGGTCGGGGTACTTCGGCTGTCGCGACGCCGAGGGCAGGTTCGACGCCGAGCGGTTCGCCGAAAAGGCGGCTCTACCCGCCGTGAAGGCCATCTCGATCAAGTTGTCCCAGGGCGCCAAGCCGGGGCTCGGCGGCGTGCTGCCGGGGGCGAAGGTGAGCCCCGAGATCGCCGAGACCCGCGGGGTGCCGGTGGGCCGCACGGTGGTGTCACCGCCGGCACACAGCGCCTTCGCGACCCCGACCGAGTTCGCGCACTTCATCGCGACGCTACGGAGGCTCTCCGGCGGCAAACCCGTGGGATTCAAATTGTGCGTCGGTGCGCGCACCGAGTTCCTGTCGGTCTGCAAGGGGTTCCTGGCCACCGGTGTCGCGCCCGACTTCGTGATCGTCGACGGCGCCGAGGGCGGCACCGGGGCGGCCCCACAGGAGTTCGAGGATCACGTCGGGATGCCGCTCACCGAGGGCCTGATGCTGGTCCACAACTGTCTGGTCGGCACGGGGCTGCGGGACCGGATCAAGATTGGCGCTTCCGGCAAGGTCGCCAGCGGTGTGGACATCGTCAGCCGGGTCTGCCAAGGCGCGGACTTCACGCTGGCCGCCCGGGCCATGATGTTCGCCGTCGGCTGCATCCAGGCGCTCAAGTGCAACACCAACCGCTGTCCCACCGGCGTCGCGACCCAGGACCCGGCGCGCAGCCGGGCGCTCGACGTCGCGGACAAGACGATCCGGGTGTTCAACTTCCAGCGCGCCACCGTGGCCAGCGCGGCGCAGATCGTGGCGTCGATGGGACTCGACGGTTTCCACGAGCTGTCGCCCGCGATGCTCAACCGCCGCATCGAAGGGCAGCGCACCCGCACCTACGCCGAGATCTACGACTGGCTGGTGCCGGGCGAACTGCTGGAGGACCCGCCGGAGTCGTGGCGCTCCGACTGGATCACGGCGTCGGCAGACGCGTTCGTCTGA
- the argJ gene encoding bifunctional glutamate N-acetyltransferase/amino-acid acetyltransferase ArgJ, with protein MTDLSDSIRLLRTQGVTAPAGFRATGISAGIKASGALDLALVFNEGPDHAAAGVFTRNKVKAAPVLWSQQVLTTGRLRAVLLNSGGANACTGPLGFQDTHASAEAVAAALSDWGTETGAIEVAVCSTGLIGDRLPMDKVLAGVGEIVREMAGGLTGGEEAARAIMTTDTVPKQVALHHQDRWTVGGMAKGAGMLAPSLATMLCVITTDAVADAAALGGALRRATSKTFDRLDVDGSCSTNDTVLLLSSGASEITPSQDDLDAAVLAVCDDLCAQLQADAEGVTKRITVTVTGAADEDDAVTAARVIARDSLVKTALFGSDANWGRVLAAVGMAPVPLDAERISVSFNGFPVCVDSVGAPGAREVDLTGDDIAVTVDLGVGSASASIRTTDLSHAYVEENSAYSS; from the coding sequence GTGACCGACCTGTCCGACAGCATCCGGCTGCTGCGCACCCAGGGGGTCACCGCGCCCGCAGGCTTCCGTGCGACGGGAATTTCGGCCGGTATCAAGGCCTCCGGTGCGCTCGACCTGGCGCTGGTGTTCAACGAGGGACCCGACCACGCCGCGGCCGGCGTGTTCACCCGCAACAAGGTCAAGGCCGCTCCGGTGCTGTGGTCGCAGCAGGTGCTGACCACCGGCCGGTTGCGCGCCGTCCTGCTCAACTCGGGCGGCGCCAACGCCTGCACGGGGCCGCTCGGATTCCAGGACACCCACGCCAGCGCCGAGGCCGTCGCGGCCGCCCTGTCGGACTGGGGCACCGAGACCGGGGCGATCGAGGTCGCGGTGTGCTCGACCGGCCTCATCGGTGACCGGCTGCCCATGGACAAGGTGCTCGCCGGGGTCGGTGAGATCGTCCGCGAGATGGCCGGCGGCCTGACCGGCGGCGAGGAGGCGGCTCGCGCCATCATGACCACCGACACCGTCCCCAAACAGGTTGCGCTGCATCATCAGGACCGTTGGACGGTCGGCGGAATGGCCAAGGGGGCGGGCATGCTGGCGCCGTCGCTGGCCACCATGCTGTGCGTGATCACCACCGACGCCGTCGCCGATGCGGCGGCCCTGGGGGGCGCGCTGCGCCGCGCGACGTCGAAGACCTTCGACCGGCTCGACGTCGACGGCAGCTGCTCCACCAACGACACCGTGCTGCTGCTGTCGTCGGGCGCCAGCGAGATCACGCCCAGCCAGGACGATCTCGACGCCGCGGTGCTCGCAGTGTGTGATGACCTGTGCGCGCAACTGCAGGCCGACGCCGAAGGGGTCACCAAGCGGATCACCGTGACGGTCACCGGCGCGGCCGACGAGGACGACGCGGTGACCGCCGCCCGGGTGATCGCCCGCGACAGTCTGGTCAAGACCGCGCTGTTCGGTTCGGACGCCAACTGGGGCCGCGTGCTCGCCGCCGTCGGCATGGCGCCGGTGCCGCTGGACGCCGAGCGGATCAGCGTGTCGTTCAACGGCTTTCCGGTATGTGTCGACAGCGTCGGCGCCCCGGGGGCGCGGGAGGTGGACTTGACGGGCGACGACATCGCCGTCACCGTCGACCTGGGCGTCGGCTCGGCATCGGCGTCGATCCGCACCACCGACCTGTCGCACGCGTACGTCGAAGAGAACTCGGCGTACAGCTCATGA
- the pheS gene encoding phenylalanine--tRNA ligase subunit alpha — MADQPVNLSDEALADAVSAAGRAFAEASTLDDLARAKTDHLGDRSPIALARQALGSLPKADRADAGKRVNVARTSAQSAYDERLVALRAERDAAVLVAERIDVTLPSTRQPVGARHPITILAEHVADTFVAMGWELAEGPEVETEQFNFDALNFAPDHPARSEQDTFHVAPEGSRQVLRTHTSPVQIRALLERELPVYIISIGRTFRTDELDATHTPVFHQVEGLAVDKGLTMANLRGTLDAFARAEFGPQGRTRFRPHFFPFTEPSAEVDIWFPNKKGGPGWVEWGGCGMVNPNVLRACGIDPEEYSGFAFGMGLERTLQFRNGIPDMRDMVEGDVRFSLPFGVGA; from the coding sequence GTGGCTGATCAGCCGGTGAATCTTTCCGACGAAGCGTTGGCCGACGCGGTCAGCGCAGCCGGTCGTGCGTTCGCCGAGGCGTCGACGCTCGACGACCTGGCGCGCGCCAAGACCGACCACCTCGGTGACCGGTCGCCGATCGCGCTGGCACGTCAGGCGCTGGGATCGCTGCCCAAGGCCGACCGGGCCGATGCCGGTAAGCGGGTCAACGTCGCGCGCACCTCGGCGCAGAGCGCCTACGACGAGCGCCTCGTCGCGCTGCGCGCCGAACGCGACGCCGCGGTACTGGTCGCCGAACGCATCGACGTCACGCTGCCCTCGACACGGCAGCCGGTCGGGGCCCGGCATCCGATCACGATCCTGGCCGAGCATGTCGCCGACACCTTCGTGGCGATGGGCTGGGAGCTGGCCGAGGGCCCCGAGGTCGAAACGGAGCAGTTCAACTTCGACGCCCTGAACTTCGCACCCGACCACCCCGCCCGCAGCGAGCAGGACACCTTCCACGTGGCGCCCGAGGGGTCCCGGCAGGTGCTGCGCACCCACACCTCGCCGGTGCAGATCCGTGCCCTGCTGGAGCGCGAACTGCCCGTCTACATCATCTCGATCGGCCGCACGTTCCGCACCGACGAACTCGACGCCACGCACACCCCGGTGTTCCATCAGGTCGAAGGACTCGCCGTCGACAAGGGCCTGACGATGGCCAACCTACGGGGCACCCTCGACGCGTTCGCCCGTGCCGAATTCGGACCACAGGGACGCACCCGGTTCCGGCCGCACTTCTTCCCGTTCACCGAACCCTCGGCGGAGGTCGACATCTGGTTCCCGAACAAGAAGGGCGGCCCCGGCTGGGTCGAATGGGGCGGCTGCGGAATGGTGAACCCGAACGTGTTGCGCGCATGCGGCATCGATCCCGAGGAGTATTCGGGTTTCGCGTTCGGCATGGGCCTGGAGCGCACCCTGCAGTTCCGCAACGGCATTCCCGACATGCGTGACATGGTCGAAGGCGACGTGCGCTTCTCGCTGCCGTTCGGGGTGGGAGCCTGA
- the argC gene encoding N-acetyl-gamma-glutamyl-phosphate reductase: MTSVAVAGASGYAGGEILRLLLGHPAFTDGRLSIGALTAAASAGTALGEHHPHLLPLADRVLGPTEVEALAGHDVVFLGLPHGHSAALADELGSDTVIVDCGADFRLTDAAAWERFYGSEHAGSWPYGLPELPGARDRLRGATRIAVPGCYPTAALLALWPALAEGLVEPAVTVVAVSGTSGAGRAAKVDLLGAEVIGSARAYNIGGRHRHTPEIAQGLSAVSGGAVSVSFTPVLIPTSRGILATCTARTGASVSELRAAYEKAYDAEPFVYLLPEGQLPKTGAVIGSNAAQLAIAVDEDAQTFVAVAAIDNLVKGTAGAAVQSMNLALGWAETEGLTTVGVAP; the protein is encoded by the coding sequence ATGACATCCGTCGCCGTGGCCGGAGCCAGCGGGTACGCCGGGGGAGAGATCCTGCGGTTGCTGCTCGGCCACCCCGCCTTCACCGACGGCCGGCTGAGCATCGGAGCGCTGACCGCGGCCGCGAGCGCGGGCACGGCGCTCGGCGAGCACCACCCGCACCTGCTGCCGCTGGCCGACCGTGTACTCGGCCCGACCGAGGTCGAGGCGCTGGCCGGCCACGACGTCGTGTTCCTCGGCCTGCCGCACGGTCATTCCGCCGCGCTGGCCGACGAGCTCGGGAGCGACACCGTGATCGTGGACTGCGGCGCCGACTTCCGGCTCACCGACGCCGCCGCGTGGGAGCGGTTCTACGGATCCGAACACGCCGGCAGCTGGCCCTACGGGCTGCCCGAGCTGCCCGGCGCCCGTGACCGGCTCCGGGGCGCGACGCGAATCGCCGTGCCCGGTTGCTATCCGACGGCCGCGCTGCTGGCGCTGTGGCCGGCACTGGCGGAGGGCCTCGTCGAACCGGCGGTGACCGTCGTCGCCGTCAGCGGCACCTCCGGGGCGGGACGCGCCGCGAAGGTCGACCTGTTGGGCGCCGAGGTCATCGGCTCCGCCCGCGCCTACAACATCGGAGGCAGGCACCGGCACACCCCGGAGATCGCGCAAGGCCTCTCCGCGGTCTCGGGCGGCGCGGTCAGCGTGTCGTTCACGCCGGTGCTGATCCCCACCTCCCGCGGGATCCTCGCCACCTGCACCGCGCGCACCGGGGCCTCGGTGTCCGAGCTGCGTGCGGCCTACGAGAAGGCCTACGACGCCGAGCCGTTCGTGTACCTGCTGCCCGAGGGACAGTTGCCGAAGACCGGCGCCGTGATCGGCAGCAACGCCGCGCAATTGGCGATCGCCGTCGACGAGGACGCGCAGACGTTCGTGGCGGTCGCCGCGATCGACAACCTGGTGAAAGGCACCGCGGGCGCGGCGGTGCAGTCGATGAACCTCGCCCTGGGGTGGGCCGAGACCGAGGGACTGACGACCGTGGGGGTGGCGCCGTGA
- the argB gene encoding acetylglutamate kinase encodes MSVAIPVKAQVLAAALPWLKALHGKIVVVKYGGNAMTDDALKTAFAADMVFLRNCGIHPVVVHGGGPQISAMLSKLGIAGDFKGGFRVTTPEVLDVARMVLFGQVGRELVNLINAHGPYAVGITGEDAHLFTAVRRTVLVDGVATDIGLVGDVEHVNTDAVRDLIAAGRIPVVSTIAPDVEGLVYNINADTAAAALAEALGAEKLLMLTDVEGLYTRWPDRGSLVSEIDSGALTQLLPTLEEGMVPKIEACLRAINGGVPSAHVIDGRVEHCVLAELFTDEGAGTKVVPS; translated from the coding sequence ATGAGCGTCGCGATCCCGGTGAAGGCGCAGGTGCTCGCCGCCGCGCTGCCCTGGCTGAAGGCGTTGCACGGCAAGATCGTCGTGGTCAAGTACGGCGGCAACGCGATGACCGACGACGCGCTCAAGACGGCGTTCGCGGCGGACATGGTGTTCCTGCGCAACTGTGGCATCCACCCCGTCGTGGTGCACGGCGGCGGGCCACAGATCAGCGCGATGCTCTCGAAGCTCGGCATCGCCGGTGACTTCAAGGGTGGCTTCCGCGTCACCACGCCCGAGGTGCTCGACGTGGCCCGGATGGTGCTGTTCGGTCAGGTGGGCCGGGAACTGGTGAACCTGATCAACGCCCACGGCCCCTATGCGGTCGGCATCACCGGTGAGGATGCGCACCTGTTCACCGCCGTGCGCCGCACCGTGCTGGTCGACGGCGTCGCCACCGACATCGGACTGGTCGGCGACGTCGAACACGTCAACACCGACGCCGTGCGCGACCTCATCGCGGCCGGCCGGATCCCCGTCGTGTCCACGATCGCTCCCGATGTCGAGGGGCTGGTATACAACATCAACGCCGATACCGCCGCGGCCGCGCTGGCCGAGGCGCTGGGCGCCGAGAAGTTGTTGATGCTCACCGATGTCGAGGGGCTGTACACCCGCTGGCCCGACCGCGGCTCCCTGGTCAGCGAGATCGACTCGGGCGCACTGACACAACTGCTTCCGACGTTGGAGGAGGGCATGGTGCCCAAGATCGAGGCCTGTCTGCGGGCGATCAACGGCGGCGTGCCCAGCGCGCACGTCATCGACGGCCGCGTCGAGCACTGCGTGCTGGCCGAACTGTTCACCGACGAGGGCGCCGGGACCAAGGTGGTGCCCTCGTGA
- the pheT gene encoding phenylalanine--tRNA ligase subunit beta codes for MRLPYSWLREIVQAGAPGWDVSPEELEQTLIRIGHEVEEIIPVGPVSGPLTVGRVSAIEELTEFKKPIRAVKVDVGEAEPRDIVCGATNFAVGDLVVVALPGTVLPGDFAIAQRKTYGRTSDGMICSSSELNLGSDHAGILVLTPSTAEPGAPAHDLLGLDDVVFHLAITPDRGYCLSVRGMAREIANAYDLDYVDPADIAPLPVEGQAWPVSIDPAAGVQRFGLRPVTGIDPDAVSPWWLQRRLLLSGIRAISPAVDVTNYVMLELGHPMHAHDRSLITGGFRVRFAEPGETVVTLDDVERRLDPADVLIVDDVATAAIGGVMGAGTTEVRDSTTDVLLEAAVWDPAAVSRTQRRLRLYSEAGRRYERTVDPAISVAALDRCAALLAEIAGGTVEPTLTDWRGDPPRQDWSPPPVSMPVDLPDRTAGVAYPQGAAQKRLTQVGAAVTVDGDRLTATPPSWRTDLRQPADLVEEVMRLEGLDVIPSVLPAAPAGRGLTAVQKRRRAIGKSLALGGYVEILPTPFLPHGIFDQWGLPADDPRRRTTRVLNPLESDRPELASTLLPGLLEALTRNVSRGATDAALFAVAQVVEPTTQTRAVDRIPNDRRPTDDEIAVLDASLPRQPQHVGVVLTGAREPAGPWGPGRPVEPSDAFEAVRIIGRAAGVDFTFRAAEHLPWHPGRCAEVRIGDTVVGHAGQLHPSVIERSGLPKGTCAVELDLDAVPITELLPAPAVSPFPAVLQDVALVVDDGVAAQAVVDAVRTGAGPLLEDVRIFDVYTGPQVGEGRRSLALALRFRAQDRTLTEDEASAARDAAVAAAAEAVGAQQRR; via the coding sequence ATGCGCCTTCCCTACAGCTGGCTGCGGGAGATTGTGCAGGCCGGCGCTCCGGGCTGGGACGTGTCGCCCGAAGAGCTCGAGCAGACGCTGATCCGCATCGGCCACGAGGTCGAGGAGATCATTCCGGTTGGCCCGGTGAGCGGTCCGTTGACCGTCGGCCGGGTCAGCGCGATCGAGGAGCTCACCGAGTTCAAGAAACCGATCCGCGCGGTCAAGGTCGACGTCGGCGAAGCTGAGCCCCGCGACATCGTCTGCGGGGCAACGAACTTCGCCGTCGGCGATCTGGTCGTGGTGGCGCTGCCCGGCACCGTGCTGCCCGGCGATTTCGCGATCGCGCAGCGCAAGACGTACGGACGCACCTCCGACGGCATGATCTGCTCCTCGTCGGAACTCAACCTCGGCTCCGACCACGCGGGCATCCTGGTGCTCACGCCGAGCACCGCGGAACCGGGCGCCCCTGCCCACGACCTGCTGGGCCTCGACGACGTGGTGTTCCACCTGGCCATCACCCCGGACCGCGGCTACTGCCTGTCGGTGCGCGGCATGGCGCGCGAGATCGCCAACGCCTACGACCTCGACTACGTCGACCCCGCCGACATCGCGCCGCTGCCGGTGGAGGGGCAGGCGTGGCCGGTGTCGATCGATCCGGCCGCCGGAGTGCAGCGCTTTGGTCTGCGTCCGGTCACCGGCATCGACCCGGACGCGGTGTCGCCGTGGTGGTTACAGCGCCGACTGCTGCTCAGCGGAATCCGCGCGATCTCCCCGGCGGTCGACGTCACCAACTACGTGATGCTCGAACTGGGCCACCCGATGCACGCCCACGACCGCAGCCTGATCACCGGCGGCTTCCGGGTCCGTTTCGCCGAACCCGGCGAAACCGTCGTCACGCTCGACGACGTCGAACGTCGCCTCGACCCGGCCGATGTGCTGATCGTCGACGACGTCGCGACCGCCGCCATCGGCGGGGTCATGGGCGCCGGCACCACCGAGGTCAGGGACAGCACCACCGACGTCCTGCTCGAGGCCGCGGTCTGGGATCCGGCCGCGGTGTCGCGCACGCAGCGTCGCCTCCGGCTCTACAGCGAGGCCGGCCGCCGCTACGAGCGCACCGTCGACCCGGCGATCTCCGTCGCCGCACTCGACCGCTGCGCGGCGCTGCTGGCCGAGATCGCCGGCGGCACCGTCGAACCCACGCTCACCGACTGGCGCGGCGATCCGCCGCGGCAGGATTGGTCACCGCCACCGGTGAGCATGCCCGTCGACCTACCCGACCGCACCGCCGGCGTGGCCTACCCGCAGGGCGCCGCGCAGAAGCGGCTGACCCAGGTCGGTGCCGCGGTCACGGTGGACGGCGACCGCCTGACCGCGACCCCGCCGAGCTGGCGCACCGATCTGCGCCAGCCCGCGGACCTGGTCGAAGAGGTGATGCGCCTCGAGGGTCTCGACGTCATCCCGTCGGTGCTGCCCGCCGCCCCCGCCGGACGGGGCCTGACCGCGGTCCAGAAGCGTCGCCGGGCGATCGGGAAGTCCTTGGCCCTGGGCGGTTACGTGGAGATCCTGCCGACCCCGTTCCTGCCGCACGGCATCTTCGACCAGTGGGGCCTGCCGGCCGACGATCCGCGCCGGCGTACCACCCGCGTGCTCAACCCGCTCGAGTCCGACCGGCCGGAACTGGCCAGCACGCTGCTGCCCGGGCTGCTGGAAGCGTTGACCCGCAACGTCTCTCGCGGCGCCACCGACGCGGCGCTGTTCGCCGTCGCGCAGGTGGTCGAGCCGACGACCCAGACCCGCGCCGTCGACCGCATCCCCAACGACCGTCGCCCCACCGACGACGAGATCGCCGTACTCGACGCGTCGCTGCCCCGTCAGCCCCAACACGTCGGCGTGGTGCTCACCGGTGCACGGGAGCCCGCAGGCCCGTGGGGCCCCGGCCGGCCGGTGGAGCCGTCCGACGCCTTCGAAGCCGTGCGCATCATCGGGCGCGCCGCCGGCGTCGACTTCACCTTCCGCGCCGCCGAGCACCTGCCCTGGCACCCCGGCCGGTGCGCGGAGGTGCGGATCGGCGACACCGTCGTCGGGCATGCCGGCCAGCTCCATCCGTCGGTGATCGAGCGTTCCGGCCTGCCGAAGGGCACCTGCGCGGTCGAACTCGACCTCGACGCGGTGCCGATCACCGAACTCCTGCCGGCGCCGGCGGTCTCGCCGTTCCCGGCGGTGCTTCAGGACGTCGCGCTCGTCGTCGACGACGGGGTGGCGGCGCAGGCCGTCGTGGACGCGGTGCGCACGGGCGCGGGTCCGTTGCTCGAGGACGTGCGGATCTTCGACGTCTACACCGGTCCGCAGGTCGGAGAAGGCCGCAGGTCGCTGGCCCTGGCCTTGCGCTTCCGCGCACAGGACCGGACGCTCACCGAAGACGAGGCCAGTGCGGCGCGCGACGCCGCCGTCGCCGCGGCCGCCGAGGCGGTGGGCGCCCAGCAGCGTCGCTGA